The stretch of DNA CTCCCCACCTCATCAAAACATCATTTCTCAAGAAACCATAAAACTAATAAGCCTGTGATCTTGAGGTATAATGCTTTAGAAAtatgtactccctctgtcccaaaaaacaagtcatcctaaaaattctaggaaaaattaacaagaaggtaaaatgaccatgtttgcccctatttattatccatatttggcactaattgattcttgcatgcacatgcacttttctaaatagggtaagatgacatgtttttttgggacaaattttaaatCCTAGAGTGACTTGTATTTGGACAGAGGGAATAAGTCAAATTGCCGCTACTATCAGATCACAGCTAGGGCACATCATGTGGTTAACGACCCAATAGTCAGATTCAGCCATTTAGGCTAGCATCTAATTAATCAAGCACTATGGAATTTCTAGAAAAGAGGAACGATCCTTACCATACGTTGAAAATTTTCATTATCCACATCCATCCTGGTTCCGGGTGTGCTTGGACTCAATACTGAGTTTATTTCCCTTGTCAAGTATACAGTGTTAACTATGCCATACTCTCCTGATATAGTAGGTTGGCGCTCATCGTGCCGCCACTCCCCGTCCACAAAGAACTTGTACTgcatataaaattaaaaaaaacaggTTAGGAAGTTTTTACACTAAAATGATTGGTGGCTTAGATGGAATGCACAATTTATGCAAAAGATAAAACAGATATAACTTCAAACATGAGAGCACAAAGATAAGTTGTCATGGTATTTAAATGCAAGGAAGGTTCACTCTAAAAGGTACAAGTCACATGTATGGCCTGCAGACTTCATccgaaactactgagaacctcCAGATATGTCTCGCACTCTGTTTAAATCTTGTAATATATTACGTCCCaacacaaaagaaaaaagacatGTGAAAATTTATGAGGTGGAAGTGCACAACAATCTCAATGGATTAATAAAAATAACTCACAGTAAATTTACAAAGCTATCTAATGTGACAGCAGAACATAAAGCCATAAGCCAAACGGTAAACATGacaactttctttttttttaaaaaaaatagaatggTGGGTACAGGACAACTGTTAAATAGCTAGGGAGATGAATAAGGGCACCTGGTGCATTCCTGGAGACAGGCTGCAAATAGCCTGAAATACGGTCGGGCAGCCTTCAACAGGAGACATTTGCAAATGCTCTGACCACCTACGACAAATGCATGGCTGTTAGTTGCAAAGTAACGACAATTCAGGGGTGTTACAAGTTAGCCTTTACCGCATAGGAACAAATAACTGAGATAGTCCGCAGTTTGCGGGAAGCTGCATTGAATGACTAGTGGCCTCTCATACATGAGATCAGACAGATGACAGATATCAAGACAGCTCCCAGCAAGGGAGCATAGAGATGATTCATTCATCAATTGCAGGAAACCTATCCTATGATGACAGCGGGATGGTAATATGCAAACTGGGGAATGTGCAAGTAGGGTCAGATTCACTTGGAAAGCAAACCATGCAGCATGCACACGTCAAACTAGTTTTGCACAGCACAAGGAAGGGTGAGCAGACTAGCGCTGACACCGATACTGATGAGATGGTGATACATAGACGCACTCGTAGAGCAGAGCAGGGCAGGGCAATTTGACGAACCTGGTGAAGGAGCCTGATACGAAGACCCTCTTGCCACCATAGGGCCAAACAAAGCGGGCCGGGACGGTGGCTCCGGCGGTGCTGACGCCGACGCCTCCGGAGTCGTGGGCGGAATCAGCGCCGTGCGAGAACATGATGGCAGAGCagcgggaggggagggaaggagatcGAATCCGCTAGCGAGGAAGGAGAGCAAACCCTAGAGCCGCgcgcgggcgcgcgcgcagaggaggagggagaagggcgCACCAGCCGCGACGGGATCCTCCGCGTGGTGCGCGAGAGGGCTCCCCGCGCGAGGAGAGATCACCCGCGCCGGGGCGAGCAGCCCCCGCTCCAAGCCATATCCTACCCACGCGAGACTGAGACGAATCGGGGCGCGGGCAATCGGGGCGGGATCGAGGCTGGTGGCCGGAATGGCGAGGGACGCAGAGTGAGGGtgagggagggcggcggcggggatccgGAGATGCGAATGCGGCGTGGCGTGGggaaggcggaggaggagatggagacggagacggagacggagacgAGAGGAAAGGAGATGGGGGCAGCGCAGCAGGGTCGacgagaaaagggaaaaaaaccaAGGGTCGACGAGAAAACCGGCTCTCTTCCAAGGGTTGAAAACGAGGCCTATCCCTCCCCGCGGGATGGATCTTCTGCGCAGCCGCGCGCACACCACAGGGATGCTTTTTCCTCCTCAGTAGTCAGGTGTACTCTATTTGCTGCAGCCATGTAAAACGTGAGCAATGCAAAGCTGACTTAGATAACACGATACAATTAATATAATATTATAATAACAATAAAATAGCTTGATAGATTGTCCTAGTAGATCCAAAATAATATACTAGTATTTGCAGCTAAAGTAGATGGGAATATATTAGGTTCAAATTAATTTCTtcgtgcaaaccgtgcaaatTTCAATCTaagccaccggatcaacatcccaCGGGCATGGAGAattggataattttacaattaaccatcTGCCtctaattatacttttgcaaatTCCCTTCCCATTCCCCTACGCACCTCCTTGAATGTTGATTCTGTAATCTAGATTGAAATTTACATGGTTTGCAGTTTGCATGAAGAGATTGGTTTGCCCCAGAGTAGATGCGCTTACGAAGGTATTGGGCTGTGGTCTAGCATTGCATGGTAATGACATAATGTAGTATTACTTGTATAGTAGTATGTAACAAACATATAGAGGAAACTGATGTTGTTAACTTTAATTACAGTAGCGCATATTTCGAGCCAATAATAAGGTAATGTTTTGTTCCATATATATTGCAAGTTTATTTAGTTTTCAATCTTAGTGTTCATTTGAGATCATCTGCTTGGTTAATCCAACGATCGAGGACGTGGTATATGTTTTGTCGATGGTCAAATGAAAACTGTCATTTTTCTAATTCTAACTGCTTTGTACAAAATTCGAGTTTGTTTATGGCCATTCCATGACATGAAAAGCAAGCCTTCCTCGGTCGTTCGCGTTGCGTCCCATGCCATGATACGGCAGCAAATGCGGCCAGAGGGAAATGGTCGTCCCAAAGACGCATCGGCATAGCATACTCCTCCGCGTCTCCCTCGGTCGTGCTCGCCGCAACATCGGAGTCGATTCCATCGACGGTGCTCGATACTAACGAGGCAACCGCCGGATCCCCCGCAATAAAACACCCAccacctcacctctctctctctctctcgctcgctcgctcgccacGCATCGCTCTTCCTGCTCATCTCCGAGGTCGGTCCTTCTTGCAGCTGCAGCCATGGCTGCTCCCGTCGCCGCAGCCACCGGAAGATCCGCCTACTCCCCTGCGCTACGGGTACAGGTCCCAACTTGGATCTTGATTCGGAGAGAGAAGCTCTAGGCCTGTACCTTTGCTTTCCTGTCACTGTAGGGAATGGATGCGGTGTCGTTTCGAGTATCAGCATCTTTCCCCAGGCAAAGAGCAAGCTTTCCATCAATTCGGGTGCAGCGGATTCCAAAGCGCTTTCAGGTGTCATGCTCGGTACGTATCGGCACCATCTTTGCGTTATTCCAACCACTGCACTGTGCAATTGTGACGGTCTGAATGGTCGCCCCCACGACCTTCCAGCTTGCTGTAATCGAAACTCTACAATGTCATCTTTCTTGCTGCAGTGCTGATGAATGTCAGTATACCTAGCATTTCTTCATACAAGTACAAAATAGGAAGCTGTAATTTGATGAATGGAAATTTTTCTTGTGCCAGTCTCACGGCACCTTCTCTTTTGAGTGAACATGAGATCTTCTCTTGATCCAATACTACATGGCTAGTATTTTCCACTTCAACCACCTTCACATTTCCTTTAGAGAGAACCTTTTTAATAATGTTATTTCTGCTACTGAGTACCAACATTTTTTTGTCTCTGAGCTTCAAAGGCATTGCTCCTAAAGCTTCGGCACGTTATTCTGATGCTATAATAGACTACAAAATGGTTGTAATTGCATCTTTAAGCATTTTGCTTGACGCTTCGACTTATTTTGTGAGAACGTATACAGCCACTAGAGCAGTGTTCTTGGTTGTACAGTGGAGTGTGGTGAGTAGCAGAGAGTACATTGTGAAATGCTTATAGCATATGTCTTCACCACTGGAACTGCCTTGTGAAGGTTTCTGAAAATTGATTTTGATTCTTCAATAGGCTAAACaagaaactattgagaaggtttGTGAAATAGTGAAGGGTCAGTTAGCTCTACCTGAAGACAGCACTGTAACAGGAGAGACAAAGTTTGTGGACCTTGGAGCTGATTCACTTGACACTGTAATTTCTCAAACTCATATGGTTATCTGACATCATATCACCATGCTCCTTCTTCGAAATTGAGGATCATCTCagttaatttttattttatgtGTTCATTGATAATCTACAGCATTTATGCAATAGCattatttttctgggatttggcaacaaagcaccttTTATTGCCATTATATGAAGTCGTGTTGCTCTATGAGTTACTATTCATAACTTATTCGTCTGAATGCGTCCTAATATTGCAATGTGGCACAGGTCGAAATTGTGATGGGGCTTGAGGAGGCATTCCAAATCAGCGTGGATGAATCAAGCGCTCAGGAGATCCAAACGGTGGGGGACGCTGCGGCTCTCATCGACAAGCTTATCACAGAGAAGGTTGCTTGAAAGGACTGGAGTCATGGAGTATCCTTAATGAATAGTTTTGCAGGCACCTACGTTGCTCTCTGGATGGTGGAGGCCATGCTTCCTAGCAATGCATTTAGTTAGAACTCTCTGGGATGCGTGCCTTTTGGGATTAATAAAAGAGGGAATCGTCCTATTTCCCTGATAGACGGAGTCTTTTTTTGTCTTAATATTGTGAGAGACAGTATTCCATTCACGTAGCTGAAAACGTTGTCGCAATTTGTTGCAATGAATTTGAACCTTTTCACCCATAACTTCCAAGCCAGTGAGATTGATTTTGCCTTAAATTTGTTGTATCTTTTGCCTTTGAATTATTGAATTTGCCTGTGCCCAACAAAAGCTTTGATTCGACTAGGCTGGACAACCCTGAGTAGCGAATCAAAGGAAAGGAGAGAATTCATCAAAGCAAATTCATTCATTTCTCGATTCAGCCATTCAGGCGTGCAGCCCATGAGCACATCCCGGGGAATTCCTATTCAGCTATTCCTTTCTCGGTTTCTCCTACTAAACCGCCCCATCTCCACAGCACCTACCAAAGGCCGAAAGAAAATACCCACAGTGCAGCAGTCTCCtcgacacagcagcagcagcagcagcagcagcactgtAGCAGCAGGAAACAAACTCAAATAAATTGTGCTGCAAGACAGTGACTAAATCCAGAGAGTTGAGGATTAGTTGCAGTTCCATCCATGTAGAAAGCCTCAAAACATGCCAGACACATGCAAAGGGCTAGGCTAAGCTATAGTTAGCGCAATCCAGTTCGAGGATCCCCAAGCCCACAAAGGTGCTTCCAGTTTCTTTCAGCTGCTACTGAGAAGCCGCTTCTTGTTTCAGATAGAAACTTCTTGC from Panicum virgatum strain AP13 chromosome 9K, P.virgatum_v5, whole genome shotgun sequence encodes:
- the LOC120649042 gene encoding acyl carrier protein 3, chloroplastic-like isoform X2, yielding MAAPVAAATGRSAYSPALRGMDAVSFRVSASFPRQRASFPSIRVQRIPKRFQVSCSAKQETIEKVCEIVKGQLALPEDSTVTGETKFVDLGADSLDTVEIVMGLEEAFQISVDESSAQEIQTVGDAAALIDKLITEKVA
- the LOC120649042 gene encoding acyl carrier protein 3, chloroplastic-like isoform X1; translated protein: MAAPVAAATGRSAYSPALRVQGMDAVSFRVSASFPRQRASFPSIRVQRIPKRFQVSCSAKQETIEKVCEIVKGQLALPEDSTVTGETKFVDLGADSLDTVEIVMGLEEAFQISVDESSAQEIQTVGDAAALIDKLITEKVA